The following DNA comes from Brassica oleracea var. oleracea cultivar TO1000 chromosome C5, BOL, whole genome shotgun sequence.
CTCTTGGAGCTGGTTTGCTGTGCTAAACCTGATTAGGATAGCAGAAAACTTACCTAATTTAGTTGAAGTTTATCCCTGTTCACGAACAGAACAGAAAATTCAGACTGCATATATACGACGCATGCTCATGGAAAATATTGTCAACAATTTTTGCAGCTTTCACAATTCCACCCAATGCTTTCTGATATGCATTGGAAAGTTCTGTCGACTGCATAGTCAACAAAGGTATCTCAAAATACAAATATGAAAATACCTGAATTTTTCATACATTAAAACAAAGAAATCAAAATAATATATTTGAAAAGTTACTACCTTTGCTACCTGATGCGACTACCATACCAATCAAGCTAAACACTTTAAGCAACAAACAAAATATTAATGAGAAGAGAGAACATGCAGCCAAGCAATTGTAATTACAAAATAACCATTACTGCAGAAAGACGAATATCTTCTCAAATGCAACAATTAGGAGTTTTATGCCTAACTCTCGCCTACGTAAAAGTGGTTAGCAGCTTTAGTAAAAAGGATATAAGAAGTAACGGGAATGCAGCATCAGAATACCTTATTGGAGCGATATAAGCTATGGATCACCGGCCTCTATATGTTCGGCCAAGAATCGTTATCATCGGACTAGAGTTGGAGAAGTAGTTCCGAGAGACATGAGTAAAATATAAAGGGTGAATCTGGTGGAATTGAAGCGTTAAGTTGCCATCGGAGTGTTATAGTAATGAGGCTTTGATGAATCGGAGTGGTGGAGAAGCCGTTACACCAAGAATCAGAACGTCTGAAGTTATGTCTTGTTGGTTAGGAAGACGAAGAGCAAGAGACATGTCGCGTTAGTACAGAGAAGAAACTCATAGTTTTGATGGGCTTCCTATGGGGCTTAGAATAATGACAAAATGAATTATAGATTTTGATTTTGCTGCAGATTATTGGATTTGTTCGTGGAATTTGGAAGGGGAGATTTAGATATGATGTGGCAAAACTTTAGAAATTAATTGGTTGATTTAATCTGCAGAGGTGAACACTCTAAATGTTGAGTATATTCAACTTTTAGTAGTGTAAGACCATCATTATCCCAGATCCTTAAGTGAGGTTTTTAAGAAAATCAGGGATTTAATTAAATCAAAAGTAATTAAAATAAGAGTAATCGATACTTAATAGGTGACTTTGGTAACCGATTTAGAATGGGTTTTTTAGAACACGTGTCAATCTTCCCTAAGTTTCAATTTTTTTTTATTTTTTTTCTTATGTTTCTCTCGTGTTCTCCGTCTTCTGTCGTCGTCTCCATCTCCTCTGGCTTCTCCGCTGGACGATACAATCTTCCCTAAGTTAACAACAAAAGCACTCTCCTTTCGTTTCTTCAGCTACCAAATCACTCTCTCCCTCTCTGATAAGCCTTAGGTTTCAACCAAGCACCGCCGTTGTTTTATCGGCGCCGGTCAGTCGCGCAGGATTTATCAAGCGGTGCGGTTTGATTAAGCCGAGAAGAACCGCCCGGTTCGGGACGATGGCTATGGCGTTTGCTCCTCTCGAAATCTGCGTCAAAGCTTCCATCACTACACCCAACAAGCTCGGAGACTGTTAGCTGTCTTTCTCTCTCTCTCTATTGACGAACAACTTTAAAATGTAGATGATAAAGCTGCAATTTTTATTCATGTTTTCCTTAATTTTCTCTTGCAGATAGATACTTGAAGCATTTTGTGTGTTAACTTTATTAGTGCTTAGACTGTTTTTTTTTTTGTCAAACTGTGCTTAGACTGTTTTTTAGTTTAGAAATCTGAAACTCTCAAAACAAATTTAAAAATATAAAATGCAAACTTGATTGCTTCTAGTCTAGTCTCGAGGGTTATTTTTTACTTCACGAATTGAGTATATGCATAATTTTTGTTGGTAGGCCCTTTTTGCCAAAGGGTGTTGTTGACTATGGAGGTGAAGCATGTGCCTTATGACATGAAAATGGTGGATTTGAGTAACAAGCCTGAGTGGTGAGTGCTTGGGATCTCCTTTTAATGTGTTTAAAGATTACATGATTCTTGATTAAATGACAGTGGTTTCCTTACTTGTATTCTTGTTTAAATGTTTACAGGTTCTTGAAAATTAGTGCAGAAGGAAAAGTCCCAGTGGTGAAGTTTGATGAGAAATGGGTTCCGGATTCTGATGTCATAACACAGACTTTGGAAGACAAGTACCCTGAGCCTCCTCTAGCAACCCCACCCGAAAAGGCTTCAGTGTAATTTCTCAGTCCTATGTTGTGTACCTAATAGTTTTCTTGGCTGAAAATTTGTAACTTCCAGTTAAGAACTTTTAATTTGTGTGTGCAGTGGGTCAAAGATCTTCTCCACGTTTATCGGTTTGATGTTGTAATTGCAGCCGATACTTTGTCATTCTATTGTGGAGAGGAAATGGTTATGTTACAATTTTTGCTCAAGGTGTATGGTAACTTTATCTGATAGTTAGAGTCAATGATTGAGATGGGTTTACTTGAAAAAGACATTCTTTACTACTTAGTTAGGACCAACGCNNNNNNNNNNNNNNNNNNNNNNNNNNNNNNNNNNNNNNNNNNNNNNNNNNNNNNNNNNNNNNNNNNNNNNNNNNNNNNNNNNNNNNNNNNNNNNNNNNNNNNNNNNNNNNNNNNNNNNNNNNNNNNNNNNNNNNNNNNNNNNNNNNNNNNNNNNNNNNNNNNNNNNNNNNNNNNNNNNNNNNNNNNNNNNNNNNNNNNNNNNNNNNNNNNNNNNNNNNNNNNNNNNNNNNNNNNNNNNNNNNNNNNNNNNNNNNNNNNNNNNNNNNNNNNNNNNNNNNNNNNNNNNNNNNNNNNNNNNNNNNNNNNNNNNNNNNNNNCTTGGTGTTTATCCGAGGTGATGTTGTGTTCATAAGCAAACTCACTGACGAGGAGGCGAAATGGATCATGGAGACCGCTCAGTCGTTTTACTTGAACGACACTCGGTACAAGCTGCTCGAGAGGTAATAAAAACTTGTATTCTTGTGTTTTTGAGACACGCTTGTATTAGAATTGTTTTTGTATGGTAATAAAAACTACATCACACAAATGGTTGAGAATACTTCTCTTTAGTATGATTTATATAGTACAAACTATATGTATACTGATAAGAACTGAAGTGTATATTGATGAAGAACCTCCCAATAACACTTCTCTTCATTCTTGAATCCTTCCTCATGTGTTTCTTCTTTTTCCAATCTTATCTTTAATTTTTTTTTTTTTTAAGAAACCCCTTATTAAGAAACTTCTATTGGAGCAAGAAAATTAGGTGACTTTTAACTAAATTTCTTAACTAAAATTTAATACTTAAATAGTCATTAAGAAACCTAATGGATTTCTAGGGATAATCATGCTCTAAGATAACACATAATCGGTTGAATCGAATGTTTGGTTCAGAACTCGGTACATAACCAAACCGACCCGGTGTCCGAAGTGCTTAGAGCTAAAAACCCATTCGGTATTTGCGTGGTCCCGTTACCGAACCGGACCCATTATTTTGGTTCGGTTTAAGGTGTGGACTCCGGTTTAAGTTAAAACGCCCAGCCCTAGGGTAAATGATAAAACATTTGGTTGTGTGTCTCCTCGGTGGTATGGAAAACGTAATAGAATCCGAACTTACTAGACCGGTACGCGATTATTTTTCGTCTTACGTCGTAAGATGTCGAATAAGGAAAAAGCAACGTCATTTATACATGTTAATCCGGTTATCTTTTATCCTTTTCGAGGACATTTCGGTTTACCTTTTTGTTTGTTCAATACGCCACTCCGGTTTAAAAAAAAAAAATCGGGAAGAGTTAGGAAAAAAGGAAAATCTCATCTCACCCCCTCGACGACAAGACAACCACCACCCTTAGGGTTAAAAAGGTTTATTTATCTGATTATTATTCTCTCTACTCGTTCGTTCTCCCTTTAATTCCGATTTCGATTTCGATTTGTCTTCTCCGATTTGCTCTCTAGACACTCACAGTAGGGTTTCTAATTCGGATCTGTACACCTTTTGCCATGGATGCTCGTAAGAGAGGACGGCCTGAAGCTGGCTCATTCAACTCCAATGGCGGTGGATTCAAGAAGTCGAAGCAAGGTTAGCTCTTTCGCCTCTTCCTCTTACTTTGCTATCTCAAAAGAGTGTTATAGTTCTGTTGTGCTTCACTTGCTCTGTTAAAGGTTGAAACTTTAGATCTTTATTGCTTGATGGATAGTTTCTCTGTGTCAATTGGATTTGGGGGTAGCGATGATTTCTTCAATTCGAGCTTCGTAATATTTTTAGTCAACAAAAGTTTTTGTTTTTAGTTATGAGATTCTTTAGGATTCAAGTTTGGATCTTTCTTTCGTGCTCACTTGCTGCAGTCTTTGATCTGATGCAAATCTAAAGTCAATTAATTTTTCAGTTTAATTGTGGATGAGCTTTTGATAAGTGATGTTAAAGTTAGTTTGAGTGCTGTTCGTAGCAAGCTTATTGTTATTTGACTTTCTCTTGAGTTTCATTATTGCTTTAGTTTAATCCCTTTTGCATTAGCTAGTAACATCTTATCACCATGCCCAAAGCTTGAGTTTGCTGTGATTGAATTAGCCTTTTTATGTGTTAGTTATTCATGTGTCTAGTTGGTAAATAATCCTGAAAATTCTAGAGAATATATCATGCAGCTTTGATTTATGTGTGAAGTTACATATAGATGAATTTGATATGTATGATTCTAAAAGCAAATATTATTGAACATCAGCAAAGTCTTAACTAAAGAAAAACACTTAATCTTTGGAACAGAGATGGAATCTGGTTTAGGAAGCAAATCGAAGCCATGCACAAAATTTTTCAGGTTATAATCCTTTTCTTAACTAAATTAATATTCAAAATTGTTATTTATAGTCTGAGCTTTAAATTGACAAGTAAAAATGTATGCTA
Coding sequences within:
- the LOC106292345 gene encoding glutathione S-transferase DHAR3, chloroplastic-like — encoded protein: MSPTKSLSPSLISLRFQPSTAVVLSAPVSRAGFIKRCGLIKPRRTARFGTMAMAFAPLEICVKASITTPNKLGDCPFCQRVLLTMEVKHVPYDMKMVDLSNKPEWFLKISAEGKVPVVKFDEKWVPDSDVITQTLEDKYPEPPLATPPEKASVGSKIFSTFIGLML